The Candidatus Koribacter versatilis Ellin345 genome has a segment encoding these proteins:
- a CDS encoding TROVE domain-containing protein, translating into MARLNILKLSTLLPGLRTHEGAPARSISPEAELRRAVLACLLWEDQFYEDGVAIAARIRELVPKVAAEKVAALAIEAREQMKLRHAPLLLVREMARLATHRKLVAETLERVIQRADELTEFVAIYWAEGRAPLSAQVKKGLAAAIPKFDEYALAKYNRDTPVKLRDVLFLSHAKPLHEAQAELWKRLIAGELAAPDTWEVALSGGADKRETFERLLSERKLGALALLRNLRNMQEAKVDAKLVRDALAVMKTDRVLPFRFIAAARYAPQWEEELEQAMLKSVAAQRKLAGKTVLLVDVSGSMTAPLSNRSEMLRTDAAYGLAILLREICEDVAIYSFSDTAIRVPARRGFALRDAIDSSQVHGGTYLGRALDAVREAYDRVIVITDEQSHDRVPGPRGRGYVINVASFKNGVGYGPWTHIDGWSESVVEYVRELESV; encoded by the coding sequence ATGGCCCGATTGAACATCCTGAAACTCAGCACTCTACTTCCTGGGCTGCGCACGCACGAGGGAGCGCCGGCGCGCTCGATCTCGCCTGAGGCGGAGTTGCGTCGTGCCGTGCTCGCTTGTCTCCTGTGGGAGGACCAGTTCTACGAGGACGGCGTGGCGATCGCCGCGCGTATCCGCGAACTGGTGCCAAAGGTTGCGGCCGAGAAAGTTGCGGCGCTGGCCATCGAGGCGCGCGAGCAGATGAAGCTGCGCCATGCGCCGTTGCTGCTCGTCCGTGAGATGGCTCGCCTGGCGACGCATCGTAAGCTCGTGGCCGAGACCCTCGAGCGCGTGATCCAGCGTGCCGATGAACTCACCGAGTTTGTTGCCATCTACTGGGCCGAGGGGCGTGCTCCGCTTTCGGCGCAGGTGAAGAAGGGGCTGGCCGCGGCGATCCCGAAGTTCGATGAGTACGCGCTCGCCAAGTACAACCGCGATACGCCGGTAAAGCTGCGCGACGTGCTCTTCCTCTCGCACGCCAAGCCCCTGCACGAGGCACAGGCGGAGCTGTGGAAGCGGCTCATCGCGGGCGAACTTGCGGCGCCCGATACCTGGGAGGTTGCACTTTCGGGTGGGGCCGACAAGCGCGAGACCTTCGAGCGTTTGCTCAGCGAGCGTAAGCTCGGCGCGCTGGCGCTGCTTCGCAACCTGCGAAACATGCAGGAAGCAAAGGTGGACGCGAAGCTGGTGCGCGACGCGCTGGCGGTGATGAAGACCGACCGCGTGCTGCCGTTCCGCTTTATTGCCGCGGCGCGTTATGCGCCGCAGTGGGAAGAGGAACTCGAGCAGGCGATGCTGAAGAGCGTTGCGGCGCAGCGGAAGCTGGCAGGGAAGACCGTCCTGCTGGTGGACGTTTCGGGCTCGATGACCGCACCGCTCTCCAACCGTTCGGAGATGTTGCGAACGGATGCTGCGTACGGACTTGCGATTTTGCTGCGCGAAATCTGCGAGGACGTGGCGATCTACAGCTTTTCGGACACCGCCATACGGGTGCCCGCACGCCGTGGATTCGCGCTGCGCGACGCCATCGACTCCAGCCAGGTGCACGGCGGAACGTACCTGGGGCGCGCACTGGACGCGGTTCGCGAAGCGTACGATCGGGTGATCGTGATCACCGACGAGCAGTCGCACGATCGCGTTCCGGGCCCACGTGGCCGCGGCTACGTGATCAACGTGGCGAGCTTCAAAAACGGAGTGGGCTACGGTCCGTGGACGCACATTGACGGCTGGAGTGAGTCGGTTGTGGAGTACGTTCGCGAACTGGAGTCGGTGTAA
- a CDS encoding MFS transporter: protein MSVVAQRSINRPRPIPSLRWWIGGLLFVSTAINYLDRQTLSLLAPYLKLEYHWTNTDYANIVIAFRIAYTIGQTACGRFVDKVGTRRGLSITVAWYSLVSLLTSFARGFASFAGFRFLLGAGEAANWPAATKAVSEWFPEKERALATALFDSGSSIGSAIAPFVVLSIYFRWGWRPAFMIPGALGFVWLIAWRYLYHPPQQHPRVSAAELQYITAPAGESAASTDLRSPRWRELLKFPQTWAIIVAKSFTDPVWFFVTDWFPIYLVAKGITLKSSLVAIWIPFLAADLGNFFGGGVSGYLIQRGWTVGKARKALVVFGGIGVLALIPTVLTQSLFAISGLFAIATFSYSVFSTMAIVLPSDVFHSDSVATVSGFSGSGAGIGTIIAFELVGHFSDARSAQGVHSFDPILIVAGMVPFVGMLLVLALLRNSKATEEGYARPI, encoded by the coding sequence ATGAGCGTTGTGGCGCAACGTTCCATAAACCGCCCGCGGCCCATTCCATCGCTGCGCTGGTGGATAGGCGGGCTGCTGTTCGTTTCCACGGCGATCAACTACCTCGACCGTCAGACCCTCTCGCTTCTCGCGCCTTACCTGAAATTGGAGTACCACTGGACGAACACCGACTACGCAAACATCGTGATCGCGTTCCGTATTGCATACACTATCGGCCAAACCGCGTGCGGCCGCTTTGTGGATAAAGTCGGCACCCGACGCGGCCTCTCCATCACGGTTGCGTGGTATTCGCTGGTATCGCTGCTGACTTCCTTCGCCCGCGGCTTCGCGAGCTTCGCGGGGTTCCGCTTCTTATTAGGAGCAGGCGAGGCCGCGAATTGGCCGGCCGCGACCAAGGCCGTGTCTGAATGGTTTCCCGAGAAAGAACGCGCCTTGGCAACCGCCCTGTTCGACAGCGGATCGTCCATCGGCAGCGCGATTGCGCCTTTCGTTGTGCTTTCCATCTACTTCCGGTGGGGATGGCGTCCGGCGTTCATGATTCCCGGCGCGCTCGGCTTTGTCTGGCTCATCGCGTGGCGATATTTGTACCATCCACCGCAGCAACACCCTCGCGTGAGCGCAGCCGAGTTGCAGTACATCACCGCCCCGGCGGGTGAGAGCGCAGCATCAACGGACTTGCGCTCGCCACGCTGGCGCGAATTGCTGAAGTTCCCGCAGACATGGGCGATCATTGTCGCCAAGAGCTTCACCGATCCCGTTTGGTTCTTCGTCACCGATTGGTTCCCGATCTACCTGGTCGCGAAAGGCATCACTCTGAAGAGCAGCCTGGTTGCGATTTGGATTCCGTTCCTCGCAGCCGACCTCGGCAATTTTTTCGGCGGCGGAGTTTCGGGTTATCTCATCCAGCGCGGATGGACTGTAGGCAAGGCCCGAAAAGCACTCGTCGTCTTCGGCGGAATCGGCGTCCTCGCGCTCATTCCAACCGTCCTCACGCAAAGTCTATTTGCGATCTCCGGATTGTTCGCGATCGCCACCTTCTCATACTCCGTGTTCTCCACGATGGCAATCGTCCTGCCGTCCGACGTCTTCCACAGCGACTCGGTTGCGACTGTCAGCGGCTTCAGCGGTTCGGGCGCAGGAATCGGCACCATCATCGCCTTCGAACTGGTCGGCCACTTCTCCGACGCGCGGAGCGCGCAGGGCGTCCACTCCTTCGATCCAATCCTGATTGTTGCCGGGATGGTTCCCTTCGTCGGGATGCTGCTGGTGCTGGCTCTGCTGCGCAACAGCAAAGCAACGGAAGAGGGGTACGCACGGCCGATATAA